The following proteins come from a genomic window of Enterobacter chengduensis:
- a CDS encoding MFS transporter — protein sequence MNTTTAAHAVSRWVIFMLAIGAGFSVASIYYAQPLLPLMGADLHLSIEGMGMVPTLTQAGYALGILFLLPLGDRHDRRTLILIKSAALALFLLGCSLTGQIHSLLLASLLIGMAATMAQDIVPAAAILAPEGKQGKTVGTVMTGLLMGILLSRTVSGVVGEAFGWRVMYQLAAASIAFIGVVMWFVLPRFAIHSTLSYPALMRSMEHLWRRYPALRRAALAQGFLSIAFSAFWSTLAVMLLERYHLGSAVAGGFGIAGAAGALAAPLAGGLADRLGAGKVTQLGAVLVTVSFALMFLMPALSVHGQLMLIALSAVGFDLGLQSSLVAHQNLVYSLEPQARGRLNALLFTVVFIGMALGSALGSHIYSLAGWTGVVALATVCGAIALAIRLIESARVASASADVA from the coding sequence ATGAACACAACAACCGCCGCCCATGCCGTGAGCCGCTGGGTCATCTTCATGCTGGCAATCGGGGCTGGCTTCAGCGTGGCATCTATCTATTATGCCCAGCCTCTGCTGCCGCTGATGGGCGCAGACCTTCACCTGAGTATCGAAGGCATGGGCATGGTCCCAACGCTCACCCAGGCGGGATATGCCCTGGGCATCCTGTTCCTGCTGCCGCTTGGCGATCGCCACGACCGCAGAACGTTAATTCTGATAAAGAGCGCGGCGCTGGCGCTGTTCCTTCTTGGCTGTAGCCTGACCGGACAGATCCACTCTCTGCTGCTGGCAAGCCTGCTCATCGGCATGGCCGCCACCATGGCACAGGATATCGTCCCTGCGGCGGCCATTCTTGCGCCGGAAGGTAAACAGGGCAAAACCGTGGGCACGGTAATGACCGGTCTGCTGATGGGGATCTTATTATCAAGAACCGTGAGCGGCGTGGTGGGCGAAGCGTTTGGCTGGCGCGTCATGTACCAACTGGCGGCGGCAAGCATTGCGTTCATCGGCGTGGTGATGTGGTTCGTACTTCCCCGTTTTGCGATTCACTCCACGCTGAGCTACCCCGCGCTGATGCGCTCCATGGAACATCTGTGGCGTCGTTATCCGGCGCTGCGCCGCGCGGCGCTGGCCCAGGGTTTCCTGTCGATTGCCTTTAGCGCCTTCTGGTCAACGCTTGCGGTCATGCTGCTGGAACGCTATCACCTTGGCAGTGCCGTCGCGGGAGGTTTTGGGATTGCCGGTGCCGCCGGTGCGCTAGCCGCGCCGCTGGCAGGCGGGTTAGCAGACAGGCTGGGCGCAGGAAAAGTCACGCAGCTTGGTGCAGTCCTGGTAACCGTCTCTTTCGCCCTGATGTTCCTGATGCCCGCGCTGAGCGTTCATGGACAGCTGATGCTGATCGCCCTCTCCGCCGTCGGGTTCGACCTGGGCCTGCAGTCCAGCCTGGTCGCCCACCAGAACCTGGTGTACAGCCTTGAACCGCAGGCGCGTGGACGTCTCAACGCCCTGCTCTTTACGGTGGTCTTTATCGGAATGGCGCTGGGTTCCGCGTTGGGCAGCCATATCTACTCGCTGGCGGGCTGGACGGGTGTGGTCGCGCTGGCGACCGTCTGCGGTGCCATTGCGCTGGCAATCCGTCTGATTGAAAGCGCCCGTGTCGCTTCCGCATCAGCAGACGTTGCATAA
- a CDS encoding LysR family transcriptional regulator encodes MRTFVRIVEAGSLSAAARQLATTQATVSRRLQSLETMLGVRLMLRTTHTTRLTDDGERCYQHARRVIDSWLALEDEVGQTEDEPVGVLRVRAPHAFGQDQLLKPVTEFLQRYPQLSIEWMLNDRSADFLGDNLDCAIRVGMEVDPATVSVLLAEVPRSVVASPALLARFPAVNTPEDLQQLPWIAISSFYQRHVELFHDATPDAARVAITPRLSTDSLYVARNTALTGLGVAVVSSWTVQEDIREGRLVHLLPEWQPAALPVHLVYPWSRYYPARLRRFLELMRQVMPEVTGMRTPVQQP; translated from the coding sequence ATGCGGACGTTTGTCCGTATTGTCGAGGCCGGTTCCCTCTCTGCGGCGGCACGGCAGCTGGCCACAACCCAGGCAACGGTAAGCAGACGGTTGCAGTCGCTGGAGACCATGCTGGGCGTGCGCCTGATGTTGCGCACCACCCACACGACGCGGCTGACGGATGACGGCGAGCGCTGCTATCAGCACGCCCGTCGGGTGATTGACAGCTGGCTGGCGCTGGAAGATGAGGTGGGGCAGACGGAGGATGAGCCTGTAGGCGTGCTGCGGGTGCGGGCACCCCACGCGTTTGGTCAGGATCAGCTGCTGAAACCCGTAACCGAATTTTTGCAACGCTATCCGCAGCTTTCGATTGAGTGGATGCTCAACGATCGGTCGGCGGATTTCCTGGGGGATAACCTCGACTGCGCCATTCGGGTGGGCATGGAAGTCGATCCGGCAACCGTGTCCGTGCTGCTGGCCGAAGTGCCGCGCTCGGTGGTGGCGTCTCCGGCACTGCTGGCCCGCTTCCCGGCGGTGAATACGCCGGAAGATTTGCAACAGCTTCCCTGGATTGCGATCAGCTCATTCTACCAGCGCCACGTAGAGCTTTTTCACGATGCAACTCCTGACGCCGCGCGAGTGGCGATTACCCCACGCCTCAGCACCGACAGCCTGTATGTTGCACGCAATACGGCGCTCACCGGCCTTGGCGTGGCGGTAGTCTCCAGCTGGACGGTACAGGAGGATATTCGGGAAGGGCGGCTGGTACATTTGCTGCCGGAGTGGCAGCCGGCGGCGCTACCGGTGCACCTGGTGTATCCCTGGTCACGCTATTATCCGGCACGCTTGCGGCGTTTTCTTGAGCTGATGCGGCAGGTCATGCCGGAGGTCACCGGGATGAGAACGCCCGTGCAGCAGCCATAA
- the rne gene encoding ribonuclease E, translating to MKRMLINATQQEELRVALVDGQRLYDLDIESPGHEQKKANIYKGKITRIEPSLEAAFVDYGAERHGFLPLKEISREYFPANYNAHGRPNIKDVLREGQEVIVQIDKEERGNKGAALTTFISLAGSYLVLMPNNPRAGGISRRIEGDDRTELKEALASLELPDGMGLIVRTAGVGKSAEALQWDLSFRLKHWEAIQKAAESRPAPFLIHQESNVIVRAFRDYLRQDIGEILIDNPKVLELARQHIAALGRPDFTSKIKLYTGEIPLFSHYQIESQIESAFQREVRLPSGGSIVIDSTEALTAIDINSARATRGGDIEETAFNTNLEAADEIARQLRLRDLGGLIVIDFIDMTPVRHQRAVENRLREAVRQDRARIQISHISRFGLLEMSRQRLSPSLGESSHHVCPRCSGTGTVRDNESLSLSILRLIEEEALKENTKEVHAIVPVPIASYLLNEKRAAVSAIEARQGGVRCIIVPNDQMETPHYHVLRVRKGEETSTLSYLLPKLHEEEMALPSDEEPAERKLPEQPALATFIMPEAPPEAALEKPAAKPAAQKPEAAVAKAQPTEQPGLLSRFFGALKKMFAGEEEVQPEQPKEEPKAAKPERQQDRRKRQNNRRDRNDRSDRNERNDRRDNRDNRSENGEGREQREDNRRNRREKQQQNVEDREIRQQAGDESEKSKQRDDQQPRRERNRRRNDEKRQAQQEVKNLNREEPVEQQDGEQEERTQVMPRRKQRQLAQKVRFASEAAEESTLVAVESSESTTGTQVAKVDLPAVVENSAEQDDNGENRDNAGMPRRSRRSPRHLRVSGQRRRRYRDERYPTQSPMPLTIACASPEMASGKVWIRYPVARPEQVVDEQPVAEEVIAPVAAVEEVVAEAATVVEPQVVEAEAPQPVDVETAHPEVIAAPVEAAPQLIAEEDVAVAEEIAAEAEPVAAVEEAAETVVEAVPEEVAQDVEIEVEPVVEEPKAPEVKPEPVVSAPAAAHVATAPMTRAPAPDYVPEAPRHSDWVRPAFTFDGKGAAGGHSATHQATAPATRPQSVE from the coding sequence ATGAAAAGAATGTTAATCAACGCAACTCAGCAAGAAGAGTTGCGTGTCGCCCTTGTGGATGGGCAGCGCCTGTACGATCTGGATATCGAAAGTCCTGGACACGAACAGAAAAAAGCGAACATTTACAAAGGTAAAATCACCCGCATTGAACCAAGCCTTGAAGCTGCATTTGTCGATTACGGTGCTGAGCGTCATGGTTTCCTCCCTCTGAAAGAAATCTCCCGCGAATATTTCCCTGCAAACTACAACGCCCATGGCCGCCCAAACATCAAAGATGTGCTGCGCGAAGGTCAGGAAGTTATCGTTCAGATTGATAAAGAAGAGCGTGGCAACAAAGGTGCCGCACTGACTACCTTTATCAGCCTGGCAGGGAGCTATCTGGTGCTGATGCCTAACAACCCGCGTGCGGGTGGCATATCTCGCCGTATCGAAGGGGATGACCGTACCGAGCTGAAGGAAGCGCTGGCAAGCCTTGAGCTGCCGGACGGCATGGGGCTTATCGTGCGTACCGCAGGCGTTGGCAAATCAGCCGAAGCGCTGCAGTGGGACCTGAGCTTCCGTCTGAAGCACTGGGAAGCTATCCAGAAAGCTGCAGAAAGCCGCCCTGCTCCGTTCCTGATCCACCAGGAAAGCAACGTGATCGTGCGTGCCTTCCGTGACTACCTGCGTCAGGACATCGGCGAGATTCTGATCGACAACCCGAAAGTGCTTGAGCTGGCTCGCCAGCACATTGCCGCGCTGGGTCGTCCGGATTTCACCAGCAAAATTAAACTGTACACCGGTGAAATCCCGCTGTTCAGCCACTACCAGATCGAATCCCAGATTGAGTCCGCCTTCCAGCGTGAAGTGCGCCTGCCTTCCGGCGGCTCTATCGTTATCGACTCCACTGAAGCACTGACCGCTATCGACATCAACTCCGCTCGCGCCACACGCGGCGGTGACATCGAAGAGACGGCCTTCAATACCAACCTCGAAGCCGCTGATGAAATCGCCCGCCAGCTCCGCCTGCGCGATCTGGGTGGTCTGATTGTTATCGACTTCATCGACATGACCCCTGTTCGCCACCAGCGTGCGGTTGAAAACCGCCTGCGTGAAGCGGTGCGTCAGGATCGCGCGCGTATCCAGATTAGCCATATCTCCCGCTTTGGCCTGCTGGAAATGTCCCGTCAGCGTCTGAGCCCGTCGCTGGGTGAGTCCAGCCATCACGTTTGTCCGCGCTGTTCCGGCACCGGTACCGTGCGCGATAACGAATCTCTGTCTCTCTCCATCCTGCGTCTGATTGAAGAAGAAGCGCTGAAGGAGAATACCAAAGAGGTTCACGCGATTGTTCCTGTGCCGATTGCCTCCTACCTGCTGAACGAAAAACGTGCAGCGGTCAGCGCCATTGAGGCACGTCAGGGCGGCGTTCGCTGCATCATCGTGCCAAACGATCAGATGGAAACCCCGCACTATCACGTGCTGCGCGTCCGTAAAGGCGAAGAGACGTCCACGCTCAGCTACCTGCTGCCGAAGCTGCATGAAGAAGAGATGGCCCTGCCTTCCGATGAAGAGCCAGCCGAGCGCAAACTGCCAGAGCAGCCTGCGTTAGCGACCTTCATCATGCCTGAAGCACCGCCGGAAGCGGCACTGGAAAAACCTGCGGCCAAGCCTGCGGCACAAAAACCAGAAGCCGCAGTGGCAAAAGCCCAGCCGACAGAACAGCCGGGTCTGCTGAGCCGCTTCTTTGGCGCGCTGAAGAAGATGTTTGCTGGCGAAGAAGAGGTTCAGCCAGAGCAGCCGAAAGAAGAGCCAAAAGCGGCCAAGCCAGAGCGTCAGCAGGACCGTCGTAAGCGTCAGAACAACCGCCGCGATCGTAACGACCGCAGCGACCGTAATGAGCGCAATGACCGTCGTGACAACCGTGACAATCGCTCTGAGAATGGCGAAGGCCGCGAGCAGCGCGAAGACAACCGTCGCAACCGTCGCGAGAAACAGCAGCAGAATGTTGAAGATCGTGAAATTCGCCAGCAGGCGGGCGATGAGTCTGAGAAGAGCAAACAGCGTGACGACCAGCAGCCGCGCCGTGAACGCAACCGTCGCCGTAACGACGAGAAGCGTCAGGCACAGCAGGAAGTCAAAAACCTGAACCGCGAAGAGCCTGTTGAACAGCAGGACGGCGAGCAGGAAGAACGTACTCAGGTTATGCCGCGCCGCAAGCAGCGCCAGCTTGCTCAGAAAGTTCGCTTCGCCTCAGAAGCAGCCGAAGAGTCAACCCTTGTCGCGGTTGAATCCAGCGAGAGCACAACCGGTACGCAGGTGGCGAAAGTTGACCTGCCTGCGGTCGTTGAAAACAGCGCAGAGCAGGATGACAACGGTGAAAACCGTGATAACGCCGGCATGCCGCGCCGTTCACGCCGTTCCCCACGTCATCTGCGCGTCAGCGGCCAGCGCCGTCGTCGCTATCGTGACGAGCGTTACCCGACTCAGTCTCCAATGCCGCTGACCATCGCCTGTGCTTCGCCAGAGATGGCCTCCGGTAAAGTCTGGATCCGCTACCCGGTAGCGCGCCCGGAGCAGGTTGTAGATGAACAGCCTGTAGCCGAAGAGGTGATTGCCCCTGTCGCCGCGGTTGAAGAAGTGGTGGCAGAAGCGGCAACCGTGGTTGAACCTCAGGTTGTTGAAGCTGAAGCACCGCAGCCGGTGGATGTCGAAACCGCTCATCCGGAAGTGATTGCCGCGCCGGTTGAAGCCGCTCCGCAGCTTATCGCTGAAGAAGATGTCGCGGTAGCTGAAGAAATTGCTGCAGAGGCTGAACCTGTTGCCGCAGTGGAAGAGGCCGCTGAAACCGTCGTCGAAGCGGTACCTGAAGAAGTCGCTCAGGACGTTGAGATTGAGGTTGAACCGGTTGTTGAAGAACCGAAAGCGCCAGAAGTGAAGCCTGAACCGGTTGTTTCTGCACCGGCCGCTGCCCACGTGGCGACAGCGCCAATGACGCGCGCTCCGGCGCCGGATTACGTGCCTGAAGCCCCGCGTCACAGCGACTGGGTGCGCCCGGCCTTCACCTTCGACGGTAAAGGCGCTGCAGGCGGCCACAGTGCAACGCATCAGGCAACTGCACCGGCAACCCGTCCGCAGTCCGTCGAATAA